Proteins encoded within one genomic window of Streptomyces sp. NBC_01314:
- a CDS encoding LacI family DNA-binding transcriptional regulator: MVIGDKPMAGRPRPSMADVARHAGVAPQTVSRVSNGHTNVDPATRQRVVESMQALGYRPNGAARALKSGRFNTIGVITFTLKTFGNTRTLDAIAKEAAHAKYAVTLIPVSDPTMGRVSGAYDRLSEAAVDGVILVFEAHLLDDAEFSLPPGVPMVVVDSDTGPGYTVVDTDQAQGARQATEHLLELGHQQVWHIAGPPTSFSAAHRVESWQRTLQNAGIVPPPVLYGDWTTRSGYQHGLTLGRRPEVTAIFAANDHMALGVMRALHELGRRIPDDVSVVGFDDMEETHAFWPPLTTVRQDFATVGRLSLQKLLSKIGRTGPDTIDKTLVPTRLVVRASTGAPPLSPEGEARRR; encoded by the coding sequence ATGGTGATTGGGGACAAGCCCATGGCCGGGCGGCCCCGGCCGTCGATGGCGGATGTCGCCCGTCACGCCGGTGTCGCGCCGCAGACGGTTTCGCGTGTGTCCAACGGCCACACCAACGTCGACCCCGCGACCAGGCAGCGGGTCGTCGAGTCGATGCAGGCGCTGGGCTACCGGCCGAACGGAGCCGCACGCGCGCTCAAGAGCGGGCGGTTCAACACGATCGGTGTCATCACCTTCACGCTCAAGACGTTCGGGAACACGCGCACGCTCGACGCCATAGCCAAGGAAGCCGCACACGCCAAGTACGCCGTCACCCTCATCCCCGTGTCGGACCCGACCATGGGCAGGGTTTCCGGCGCCTACGACCGGCTCAGCGAGGCAGCCGTCGACGGAGTGATCCTCGTCTTCGAGGCGCATCTCCTGGACGATGCGGAGTTCAGCCTCCCACCGGGGGTTCCGATGGTGGTCGTCGACTCCGACACCGGCCCCGGCTACACCGTGGTGGACACCGACCAGGCACAGGGCGCCCGTCAGGCGACGGAACACCTGCTGGAACTCGGCCACCAGCAGGTATGGCACATCGCCGGACCCCCGACCTCGTTCTCCGCGGCCCATCGGGTCGAGTCCTGGCAGCGCACCCTGCAGAACGCCGGCATCGTCCCGCCCCCGGTGCTGTACGGCGACTGGACCACCCGGTCCGGATATCAGCACGGGCTGACTCTGGGGCGAAGGCCGGAGGTCACGGCGATCTTCGCCGCGAACGACCACATGGCGCTCGGTGTCATGCGTGCCCTGCACGAGCTCGGCCGCCGGATCCCCGACGACGTCAGCGTGGTGGGGTTCGACGACATGGAGGAGACCCATGCCTTCTGGCCACCACTGACCACCGTGCGGCAGGACTTCGCCACGGTCGGCCGGCTCAGTCTTCAGAAGCTGCTGAGCAAGATCGGCCGCACTGGACCCGACACGATCGACAAGACCTTGGTCCCGACCCGGCTGGTGGTCCGCGCGAGCACGGGAGCGCCGCCGCTCTCACCGGAAGGCGAAGCGCGGCGGCGCTGA
- a CDS encoding LysR family transcriptional regulator, whose product MELDPRRLRVLRAVALRGGVVDAAKVLHLTPSAVSQHLAQLEREVGQPLVDRSRRRAGLTPAGRLLAARAERIEWELAEARRELAELTGRSTGPVTVAAFSSAVSHLLVPALGALARTHPGLEPRVVEAEGPEALRELRTGGLDLLVVEYDGDDPDPDEQWRDLAAAPVADDEYRVITPADWSPPPRSVRDLADRPWVTAPPGTACGRALARIAAQYAFTPLRAHTALEFPTTLALVRAGLGAAVVPTLALTDAPPETVALPTVPIAGHRRIAAVWPASPSGPQPRTSALVEALQRSAVELGLPPAP is encoded by the coding sequence ATGGAACTGGATCCCCGTCGGTTGCGCGTCCTGCGTGCGGTCGCGTTGCGCGGTGGCGTGGTGGACGCGGCGAAGGTGCTACATCTGACGCCGTCGGCCGTGTCGCAGCATCTGGCGCAGTTGGAGCGGGAGGTGGGTCAGCCGCTGGTGGACCGTTCGCGGCGCCGGGCGGGGCTGACCCCGGCGGGGCGGTTGCTGGCGGCGCGTGCCGAGCGCATCGAGTGGGAGCTGGCGGAGGCGCGCCGTGAGCTCGCCGAGCTGACCGGCCGTTCGACCGGGCCGGTGACGGTCGCCGCGTTCTCCTCGGCGGTGTCCCACCTGCTCGTCCCCGCCCTCGGCGCCCTCGCCCGCACCCACCCGGGGCTGGAACCGAGAGTGGTGGAGGCGGAGGGCCCCGAGGCCCTGCGCGAGCTGCGGACCGGCGGCCTGGACCTGCTGGTCGTCGAGTACGACGGCGACGATCCCGACCCGGACGAGCAGTGGCGTGACCTGGCGGCCGCGCCGGTCGCCGACGACGAGTACCGCGTGATCACCCCCGCCGACTGGTCACCGCCGCCCCGCTCGGTCCGGGACCTGGCCGACCGCCCCTGGGTCACCGCGCCACCCGGCACGGCCTGCGGCCGCGCCCTGGCCCGCATCGCCGCCCAGTACGCCTTCACCCCGCTGCGCGCCCACACCGCCCTGGAGTTCCCGACCACCCTGGCCCTCGTCCGGGCCGGCCTCGGCGCGGCCGTCGTCCCCACCCTCGCCCTCACCGACGCCCCGCCCGAAACCGTGGCCCTGCCGACGGTCCCGATAGCGGGCCACCGCCGCATCGCGGCGGTCTGGCCCGCCTCTCCGTCGGGCCCCCAGCCCCGGACATCGGCTCTGGTCGAGGCGCTCCAACGGTCCGCTGTGGAACTGGGGTTGCCACCCGCGCCCTGA
- a CDS encoding cyclase family protein: MSSKQRRIVDLSHPIRHGMITYPGLPGPEIGDHLTREASREIYAPGTEFAMGRISMVSNTGTYVDSPYHRFDGGHDLAGLPLSSLIDLDGLVVRVPDTGRRAVDREALLPYDVTGRAVLIHTGWDRHWGTERYGHGHPYLTADAVALLVERGAVLVGIDSLNIDDTDDGTRPAHTGLLAAGIPVVEHLRGLEQLPPRGFRFHAAPPAVEGMGTFPVRAYALLDDEVAADDAPATGAAGGV, from the coding sequence ATGAGCAGCAAGCAACGGCGGATCGTCGACCTCAGCCATCCCATCCGGCACGGGATGATCACCTACCCCGGGCTTCCCGGGCCCGAGATCGGCGACCACCTCACCCGGGAGGCCTCGCGGGAGATCTACGCGCCCGGCACCGAGTTCGCCATGGGCCGTATCTCGATGGTGTCCAACACCGGCACCTACGTCGACAGCCCCTACCACCGCTTCGACGGCGGCCACGACCTCGCCGGGCTGCCGCTCAGCAGCCTGATCGATCTCGACGGTCTCGTCGTACGGGTCCCGGACACCGGGCGCCGGGCCGTGGACCGGGAGGCACTGCTGCCGTACGACGTGACCGGCCGGGCGGTGCTGATCCACACCGGCTGGGACCGGCACTGGGGCACCGAGCGGTACGGTCACGGCCACCCCTACCTCACCGCCGACGCCGTCGCCCTGCTCGTCGAGCGGGGCGCCGTGCTCGTCGGCATCGACTCCCTCAACATCGACGACACCGACGACGGCACCCGCCCCGCCCACACCGGCCTGCTCGCCGCCGGCATCCCCGTCGTGGAACACCTGCGGGGCCTGGAGCAACTGCCCCCGCGGGGCTTCCGTTTCCACGCCGCGCCGCCGGCCGTCGAGGGCATGGGCACGTTCCCCGTGCGGGCGTACGCGCTCCTCGACGACGAGGTGGCCGCGGACGACGCCCCGGCGACCGGAGCGGCGGGCGGTGTCTAG
- a CDS encoding N-acetyltransferase family protein has protein sequence MTDLAIKSVDGAASDEELEAWRHVHNTIIPTHLLSLDDVRERAVRNHLELAYADGVLVGNSTVRPPEGDTATATVIARVLAEHRRRGFGEQLYERALRRARELGAGVIETCVLEANADGLRFALGHGFVETERYLLDGDTIPWIDLRLPEAAV, from the coding sequence GTGACCGATCTCGCCATCAAGAGCGTGGACGGTGCCGCGAGCGACGAGGAACTCGAAGCCTGGCGGCACGTCCACAACACGATCATCCCGACCCACCTCCTCTCCCTCGACGACGTCCGCGAGCGCGCCGTACGCAACCACCTCGAACTCGCTTACGCCGACGGCGTCCTCGTCGGCAACTCCACGGTCCGCCCGCCCGAGGGGGACACCGCGACGGCCACGGTCATCGCGCGCGTGCTCGCCGAACACCGGAGGCGGGGGTTCGGCGAGCAGTTGTACGAGCGGGCGTTGCGGCGGGCGCGGGAACTGGGCGCCGGGGTGATCGAGACCTGCGTACTGGAAGCGAACGCGGACGGACTGCGGTTCGCGCTCGGCCACGGTTTCGTGGAGACCGAGCGCTATCTGCTGGACGGCGACACGATCCCGTGGATCGACCTCCGACTCCCCGAGGCGGCGGTCTAG
- the kstD gene encoding 3-oxosteroid 1-dehydrogenase produces MSKSADPERRTAAQSGPSRRQVLGTAAGAGVAVAAGGVVGSPAAAAAPPLLGTYDVVVIGSGAAGMTAALTAAKQGLSCVVVEKAPTFGGSAARSGAGIWLPNNSVIKAAGVPDTPAKAAQYLAAVVGDEVPADRQKAFLDHGPAMLSFVMANSPSRFRWMEGYSDYYPELPGGLPNGRSIEPEQFDGNLLGDELARLNPAYLATPAGMVVFSADYKWLALTTVSAKGLAVATECLARGTKAALLGQKPLTMGQALAGGLRAGLLGAGVPVWLNTPLTDLYLENGAVTGAVVTKNGSAGLVRARRGVIVGSGGFEHNAAMRAQYQEQPIGTQWTVGAKENTGDGIRAGQRAGADLALMDDAWWGPAIATPGQPWFCLAERTLPGGLLVNGAGARFVNEAGPYSDVVHTMYEKDTASASHIPAWLIVDQNYRNRYLFKDIVPTFPFPDEWYDAGAAHKAWTLDALAGAIGVPAAALRSTVDRFNSLARQGDDTDFGRGDSVYDHYYTDPSVLPNSCLAPLWLPPYYALRIVPGDLGTKGGLLTDARARVLRPDGTVISGLYAAGNASAAVMGRSYAGAGSTIGPAMTFGYVAALDIAGKL; encoded by the coding sequence ATGTCCAAGAGCGCGGATCCTGAGAGACGTACGGCGGCGCAGTCCGGGCCTTCGCGACGGCAGGTGCTCGGTACGGCCGCCGGGGCGGGGGTCGCGGTCGCGGCCGGTGGGGTCGTGGGGAGTCCGGCGGCTGCCGCAGCCCCGCCTCTCCTCGGCACCTACGACGTCGTCGTCATCGGCTCCGGCGCGGCCGGGATGACCGCCGCGCTCACCGCGGCGAAGCAGGGGCTGAGTTGTGTCGTCGTGGAGAAGGCGCCGACCTTCGGGGGGTCGGCGGCGCGGTCGGGGGCCGGGATCTGGCTGCCCAACAACAGTGTGATCAAGGCGGCCGGGGTGCCGGACACCCCGGCCAAGGCGGCGCAGTACCTCGCGGCCGTGGTCGGGGACGAGGTGCCCGCGGACCGGCAGAAGGCGTTTCTCGATCACGGGCCCGCCATGCTCTCGTTCGTCATGGCCAACAGCCCGTCGCGGTTCCGGTGGATGGAGGGGTACAGCGACTACTACCCGGAGCTGCCGGGCGGGTTGCCCAACGGGCGGTCCATCGAGCCGGAACAGTTCGACGGGAACCTGCTGGGGGACGAGCTGGCGCGGCTGAATCCCGCCTATCTGGCCACGCCGGCCGGGATGGTGGTGTTCAGCGCCGACTACAAGTGGCTCGCGCTGACCACCGTGAGCGCGAAGGGGCTGGCCGTCGCGACGGAGTGCCTCGCCCGGGGCACGAAGGCCGCGCTGCTCGGGCAGAAGCCGCTCACCATGGGGCAGGCGCTGGCGGGCGGGCTGCGGGCCGGGCTGCTCGGCGCCGGTGTGCCGGTGTGGCTCAACACCCCTTTGACGGACCTGTACTTGGAGAACGGGGCGGTGACGGGGGCGGTCGTCACCAAGAACGGCTCCGCCGGGCTCGTCCGCGCCCGCCGGGGCGTCATCGTCGGCTCCGGCGGCTTCGAGCACAACGCGGCCATGCGGGCGCAGTACCAGGAGCAGCCCATCGGCACGCAGTGGACGGTGGGGGCGAAGGAGAACACCGGGGACGGGATACGGGCCGGTCAGCGGGCCGGCGCCGATCTCGCGCTCATGGACGACGCCTGGTGGGGTCCCGCCATCGCCACCCCCGGTCAGCCGTGGTTCTGTCTCGCCGAACGCACTTTGCCCGGCGGCCTGTTGGTCAACGGGGCGGGCGCGCGGTTCGTCAACGAGGCGGGGCCGTACAGCGACGTCGTCCACACGATGTACGAGAAGGACACCGCGTCGGCCTCGCACATCCCGGCCTGGCTGATCGTCGACCAGAACTACCGCAACCGGTATCTCTTCAAGGACATCGTGCCAACCTTCCCGTTCCCCGACGAGTGGTACGACGCCGGGGCCGCCCACAAGGCGTGGACACTCGACGCGCTGGCCGGCGCGATCGGCGTCCCCGCCGCCGCACTCCGTTCCACCGTCGACCGCTTCAACTCCCTTGCCCGACAGGGGGACGACACGGACTTCGGGCGCGGCGACAGCGTCTACGACCACTACTACACGGACCCGTCCGTGCTCCCCAACTCCTGCCTGGCGCCTCTGTGGTTGCCGCCCTACTACGCCCTCCGCATCGTCCCGGGCGATCTCGGCACCAAGGGCGGCCTCCTCACCGACGCCCGCGCCCGCGTCCTCCGACCGGACGGCACGGTGATCTCCGGCCTGTACGCGGCGGGCAACGCCAGCGCCGCCGTGATGGGCCGCAGTTACGCGGGCGCCGGGTCGACGATCGGGCCCGCGATGACGTTCGGGTACGTGGCCGCGCTGGACATCGCGGGAAAGCTCTAG
- a CDS encoding alpha/beta fold hydrolase has product MHDLVRTPDHVRTADGRRLRVECAGDPDGRPVFLLHGMPGSRVGPRPRSIFLYHRGARLISYDRPGYGGSDRRPGRRVVDVVEDIEVVADALGLDRFAVVGRSGGAPHALACAALLPHRVTRAAALVTLAPQDAEGLDWFAGMAPHNVREFRSVLTDPRGFVAKLIPRSAAIRSDPARLLDELRGDLTDEDRMIVSDDGIRSMLLRNYHEALRTSPYGWIDDALALTGPWGFDPAEIKVPVLLWHAGKDVFTPSAHSSWLAARIPRAIAVCEPAAAHFAAIRALPDVLSWLLTTTEPTVASPA; this is encoded by the coding sequence GTGCATGACCTCGTGCGGACGCCGGACCATGTCCGGACGGCCGACGGGCGGCGGTTGCGGGTCGAGTGCGCGGGGGATCCGGACGGACGGCCGGTGTTCCTGTTGCACGGGATGCCTGGCAGCAGGGTGGGACCCAGACCGCGGTCCATCTTCCTCTACCACCGCGGTGCGCGGCTGATCAGTTACGACCGTCCCGGTTACGGGGGGTCGGACCGCCGGCCGGGGCGGCGGGTCGTGGACGTGGTGGAGGACATCGAAGTCGTCGCGGACGCGCTGGGGCTGGACCGTTTCGCGGTGGTGGGCCGGTCCGGCGGGGCCCCGCACGCGCTGGCCTGTGCCGCGCTGCTGCCCCACCGGGTGACCCGGGCGGCCGCGCTGGTGACGCTCGCGCCGCAGGACGCGGAGGGGCTCGACTGGTTCGCGGGGATGGCGCCTCACAACGTCCGTGAGTTCCGTTCGGTGCTCACCGATCCCCGGGGGTTCGTCGCCAAGCTGATCCCGCGCTCGGCCGCCATCCGGTCCGACCCCGCCCGGCTGCTCGACGAACTGCGCGGCGATCTCACGGACGAGGACCGGATGATCGTCTCGGACGACGGTATCCGGTCCATGCTGCTGCGCAACTACCACGAGGCGCTGCGGACCTCCCCGTACGGCTGGATCGACGACGCGCTCGCGCTCACCGGCCCCTGGGGGTTCGACCCTGCGGAGATCAAGGTGCCGGTGCTGCTGTGGCATGCGGGCAAGGACGTGTTCACCCCGTCCGCGCACTCCTCCTGGCTCGCCGCGCGCATTCCCCGCGCGATCGCGGTCTGCGAGCCGGCGGCTGCGCACTTCGCGGCGATTCGGGCGCTGCCGGACGTGTTGAGCTGGCTGCTCACCACGACCGAGCCGACCGTGGCGTCACCGGCTTGA